From Acidobacteriota bacterium, one genomic window encodes:
- a CDS encoding TIGR00730 family Rossman fold protein produces the protein MKSITVFCGSNSGFRSEYAEAAKRLGNLFVSAGIRLVYGGGKVGLMGVIADEVMRGGGTVVGIIPDSLERKEVGHREVTELLVVDSMHERKAKMAEFADGFIAMPGGIGTFEEFFEILTWAQLGFHNKPCGILNIAGYYDGLLALCDNAVTEGFLRREHRQLIIEDSDPELLLSKMKEFEPTHLEKWLQKENL, from the coding sequence ATGAAAAGTATCACCGTCTTTTGCGGATCAAACAGCGGCTTTCGCAGCGAGTATGCGGAAGCCGCGAAGCGTCTCGGGAATCTGTTCGTCTCGGCGGGCATCCGACTCGTCTATGGCGGCGGCAAGGTCGGGCTGATGGGCGTCATCGCCGACGAGGTAATGCGCGGCGGCGGAACGGTCGTCGGGATCATTCCCGATTCACTCGAGCGAAAGGAAGTCGGCCATCGCGAGGTGACCGAACTCTTGGTCGTCGACTCGATGCACGAACGCAAGGCTAAGATGGCCGAGTTCGCAGACGGATTCATCGCGATGCCCGGCGGAATCGGAACGTTCGAGGAGTTTTTTGAGATCCTGACCTGGGCGCAGCTCGGATTTCACAACAAGCCGTGCGGCATCCTCAATATCGCCGGCTATTACGACGGGCTCCTTGCGCTCTGCGACAACGCCGTGACCGAAGGCTTTCTGCGCCGCGAGCACCGCCAGTTGATCATCGAGGATTCGGACCCGGAACTCCTTTTGTCGAAAATGAAAGAGTTCGAACCGACTCATCTCGAAAAATGGCTCCAAAAGGAAAACCTTTGA